The Tripterygium wilfordii isolate XIE 37 chromosome 4, ASM1340144v1, whole genome shotgun sequence genome has a window encoding:
- the LOC119997967 gene encoding uncharacterized protein LOC119997967 isoform X3 — protein sequence MESLVANYDSSDEEDEAKQPSSDSNYRAYSLFSALPKPAQPTNAPLSDDEEIRKSDKRKPSSLFSFLPKPKSQDSEESVSNPSPSEPKPKRVVQFKPPMIPSSAKFTNFEEDEDEEDENLKQRKRRQEPVQTLSVKSFLSNIPAPRNSTTLGALPSALGSGRRAMVETEAVDLTSHESVMDQSVGNQVNYGNQDDVGHQNEGNYMNHATTYDESYISSTDQYSGNGEASSYWGHESYGSYGSYGNHADSGQYENNWVDGSIAMVTQATGVSETAVLVPGKRRKNEVPTEMVEVKQDELMKNRPRADQVKLTGIAFGPSYQIRINIYISCLFHISRAVISLPS from the exons ATGGAGTCATTAGTAGCCAACTACGACTCTTCAGACGAAGAAGACGAAGCGAAGCAACCTTCTTCAGATTCTAATTACAGGGCTTACTCTCTCTTCTCCGCTCTCCCTAAACCCGCACAACCCACAAACGCCCCTCTCTCCGATGACGAAGAAATCCGCAAATCAGATAAACGTAAACCGtcctctcttttctcttttcttcctaaACCCAAATCACAAGACTCGGAGGAATCTGTCTCTAATCCCTCACCCTCAGAACCAAAACCCAAGAGGgttgttcaattcaagcctccTATGATTCCCTCTTCAGCAAAGTTTACGAATTtcgaagaagatgaagacgaagaagatGAGAACCTAAAACAGCGTAAGAGACGCCAAGAACCTGTGCAAACTTTGTCGGTGAAGTCCTTCTTGTCGAACATACCGGCGCCAAGGAATTCTACAACCTTGGGTGCTCTACCATCGGCCTTGGGTTCTGGCCGGAGAGCCATGGTGGAGACGGAAGCAGTGGATTTGACTTCGCATGAATCAGTTATGGATCAGAGCGTTGGAAATCAAGTGAATTATGGAAATCAAGATGATGTTGGCCATCAAAATGAAGGGAATTATATGAATCATGCTACTACTTATGATGAGAGCTATATATCAAGTACTGATCAATATTCTGGCAATGGCGAGGCTTCAAGCTATTGGGGCCACGAGAGCTATGGTAGTTATGGTAGTTATGGAAATCATGCTGATTCGGGGCAGTATGAGAATAACTGGGTAGATGGCTCCATAGCAATGGTGACACAGGCTACAGGAGTAAGTGAAACTGCAGTGCTAGTGCCggggaagaggaggaagaatgaGGTTCCAACTGAAATGGTGGAGGTGAAGCAAGATGAGTTAATGAAGAATCGGCCCAGAGCAGACCAGGTCAAGTTAACTGGAATAGCTTTTGGGCCTTCTTACCAG ATTAGAATCAACATCTACATAAGCTGCCTGTTCCACATTTCACGAGCTGTGATATCCTTGCCAAGTTGA
- the LOC119997967 gene encoding uncharacterized protein LOC119997967 isoform X2, giving the protein MESLVANYDSSDEEDEAKQPSSDSNYRAYSLFSALPKPAQPTNAPLSDDEEIRKSDKRKPSSLFSFLPKPKSQDSEESVSNPSPSEPKPKRVVQFKPPMIPSSAKFTNFEEDEDEEDENLKQRKRRQEPVQTLSVKSFLSNIPAPRNSTTLGALPSALGSGRRAMVETEAVDLTSHESVMDQSVGNQVNYGNQDDVGHQNEGNYMNHATTYDESYISSTDQYSGNGEASSYWGHESYGSYGSYGNHADSGQYENNWVDGSIAMVTQATGVSETAVLVPGKRRKNEVPTEMVEVKQDELMKNRPRADQVKLTGIAFGPSYQLSYSAYFNQGKAYKTSQKEASNWFTIL; this is encoded by the exons ATGGAGTCATTAGTAGCCAACTACGACTCTTCAGACGAAGAAGACGAAGCGAAGCAACCTTCTTCAGATTCTAATTACAGGGCTTACTCTCTCTTCTCCGCTCTCCCTAAACCCGCACAACCCACAAACGCCCCTCTCTCCGATGACGAAGAAATCCGCAAATCAGATAAACGTAAACCGtcctctcttttctcttttcttcctaaACCCAAATCACAAGACTCGGAGGAATCTGTCTCTAATCCCTCACCCTCAGAACCAAAACCCAAGAGGgttgttcaattcaagcctccTATGATTCCCTCTTCAGCAAAGTTTACGAATTtcgaagaagatgaagacgaagaagatGAGAACCTAAAACAGCGTAAGAGACGCCAAGAACCTGTGCAAACTTTGTCGGTGAAGTCCTTCTTGTCGAACATACCGGCGCCAAGGAATTCTACAACCTTGGGTGCTCTACCATCGGCCTTGGGTTCTGGCCGGAGAGCCATGGTGGAGACGGAAGCAGTGGATTTGACTTCGCATGAATCAGTTATGGATCAGAGCGTTGGAAATCAAGTGAATTATGGAAATCAAGATGATGTTGGCCATCAAAATGAAGGGAATTATATGAATCATGCTACTACTTATGATGAGAGCTATATATCAAGTACTGATCAATATTCTGGCAATGGCGAGGCTTCAAGCTATTGGGGCCACGAGAGCTATGGTAGTTATGGTAGTTATGGAAATCATGCTGATTCGGGGCAGTATGAGAATAACTGGGTAGATGGCTCCATAGCAATGGTGACACAGGCTACAGGAGTAAGTGAAACTGCAGTGCTAGTGCCggggaagaggaggaagaatgaGGTTCCAACTGAAATGGTGGAGGTGAAGCAAGATGAGTTAATGAAGAATCGGCCCAGAGCAGACCAGGTCAAGTTAACTGGAATAGCTTTTGGGCCTTCTTACCAG ctgtcgTATTCAGCCTACTTCAACCAAGGGAAAGCCTACAAAACTTCACAAAAGGAAGCATCAAATTGGTTCACTATTCTATGA
- the LOC119997967 gene encoding uncharacterized protein LOC119997967 isoform X1: protein MESLVANYDSSDEEDEAKQPSSDSNYRAYSLFSALPKPAQPTNAPLSDDEEIRKSDKRKPSSLFSFLPKPKSQDSEESVSNPSPSEPKPKRVVQFKPPMIPSSAKFTNFEEDEDEEDENLKQRKRRQEPVQTLSVKSFLSNIPAPRNSTTLGALPSALGSGRRAMVETEAVDLTSHESVMDQSVGNQVNYGNQDDVGHQNEGNYMNHATTYDESYISSTDQYSGNGEASSYWGHESYGSYGSYGNHADSGQYENNWVDGSIAMVTQATGVSETAVLVPGKRRKNEVPTEMVEVKQDELMKNRPRADQVKLTGIAFGPSYQPTSTKGKPTKLHKRKHQIGSLFYDMKQKETELAERRAKGFLTKAETQAKYGW from the exons ATGGAGTCATTAGTAGCCAACTACGACTCTTCAGACGAAGAAGACGAAGCGAAGCAACCTTCTTCAGATTCTAATTACAGGGCTTACTCTCTCTTCTCCGCTCTCCCTAAACCCGCACAACCCACAAACGCCCCTCTCTCCGATGACGAAGAAATCCGCAAATCAGATAAACGTAAACCGtcctctcttttctcttttcttcctaaACCCAAATCACAAGACTCGGAGGAATCTGTCTCTAATCCCTCACCCTCAGAACCAAAACCCAAGAGGgttgttcaattcaagcctccTATGATTCCCTCTTCAGCAAAGTTTACGAATTtcgaagaagatgaagacgaagaagatGAGAACCTAAAACAGCGTAAGAGACGCCAAGAACCTGTGCAAACTTTGTCGGTGAAGTCCTTCTTGTCGAACATACCGGCGCCAAGGAATTCTACAACCTTGGGTGCTCTACCATCGGCCTTGGGTTCTGGCCGGAGAGCCATGGTGGAGACGGAAGCAGTGGATTTGACTTCGCATGAATCAGTTATGGATCAGAGCGTTGGAAATCAAGTGAATTATGGAAATCAAGATGATGTTGGCCATCAAAATGAAGGGAATTATATGAATCATGCTACTACTTATGATGAGAGCTATATATCAAGTACTGATCAATATTCTGGCAATGGCGAGGCTTCAAGCTATTGGGGCCACGAGAGCTATGGTAGTTATGGTAGTTATGGAAATCATGCTGATTCGGGGCAGTATGAGAATAACTGGGTAGATGGCTCCATAGCAATGGTGACACAGGCTACAGGAGTAAGTGAAACTGCAGTGCTAGTGCCggggaagaggaggaagaatgaGGTTCCAACTGAAATGGTGGAGGTGAAGCAAGATGAGTTAATGAAGAATCGGCCCAGAGCAGACCAGGTCAAGTTAACTGGAATAGCTTTTGGGCCTTCTTACCAG CCTACTTCAACCAAGGGAAAGCCTACAAAACTTCACAAAAGGAAGCATCAAATTGGTTCACTATTCTATGACATGAAACAAAAGGAGACGGAATTGGCAGAGCGACGGGCCAAAGGTTTCCTAACCAAGGCTGAAACACAAGCGAAATATGGGTGGTGA